The Thermococcus henrietii genome segment AACGTTAAGCGTCGCCTCCATTGCCTTTTCGAAGTCTTTCGTTTCAAGGTATTTCACGCCGAAGAGGACGAGCCAGCCAGGGATTCCGTCAAGGATTGATACGGCGCGGTCTATGGTCTCCTCAGACACATCAAGGCCAGCTTCTCTAAAGCCTGTTCTCAGGAACTCCTTTGAGGTTTTTCCGTCGAAGGGCCTGACGTAGATTTCGCCTCCAACCCTTCCGTAAAGCGGGCTCTCGTAGTCGTCTATGCCAAGAAAGTCGTGGAGCAGGCCGACTTCCGAGCCGGTCAGGATAATCCTGAGGTTCGGCAGACTGTCGTAGGCGTGGGCAAACAAAGCTAAGAGCTCCTTCCCGCCCCGTGAGCCGTAGAAGCGCAGGTACTGGGCCTCGTCAAAGGCTATTATGAACCTCCCCGTTTTCTCGCCGACTTCGTTCAGCTCCCTGAAGACCTCCCTCAGCGAGGCGTTCTCTGGTTCTATCTCAAGAAACCGAAGGTTCAGCTTTACCCTGAACCGGGCAAGGGTTCTCCGGAGGGGTCCCCTTTTCGACTGAATTTCCCTTATGAGATCTTCCTTCGTTATGTGCCCGCTCTCGGCGTAGAGCTCCCTGCAGTCTATCAGAATCCCGGGATTCTCGTTGAGGTAAGCCCTTAGTATCGAGCTCTTGCCCACGCGCCTTATTCCGAGCAGAAGGGTTAGAGGATACCTCTCGACGCTTTTCTCAAGCTCCTCGAACTCTTTCTCCCTGTCAAAAATCTCCTCTCTCCTCTCCTTTGGCCTGAGGTCGAACAGCACTTACGCCACCGTAAGTAACTTACTGGGGCATAAGTTATAAGGGTTTCGAAAGGGTTATTTGCCTGGGAATATTAGGACGCCTGCCTTTGAAAGAAACAAAAATTGCGTGGGGGATTGTTTTTGGTTAGAACGAAAGAGAATAAGAAAGTAAAAATCACCCCACCTTCTCAATCCCTATCTTCGCCTGAACCTCGGGCCACTCGACGACGTAGCCCTTCGCCTCGCCGAAGACCACCTCAGTCGCCCTGGTTTCCTTCTTTATGTAGTCGAGGTTCTCCTCGAGCAGTTCGCGGTTCTCGTCGGTGGTCTCTATGGTGACGGCGATTCTGTCGTTCACGTCCAAATCAAGGCGCTTGCGCATCTCCTGTATCCTTCTGACGAACTCCCTGGCGAGGCCTTCGGCGAGGAGCTCCCTGGTGAGGGTCTTGTCCACGAAGACCCTTCCACCCTCGAACTCCTCGCTAACGAAGAAGTCAGGCAGTTTCTCCTCGACTGTCAGGTGTTCCCTCGTGAGGTGGAATGTCTTTCCTTCGAGTTCAACGTCCATCTCGCCCTTCTCGTAGAGCTCCTTTCCGTGCTCGTTTATCCACGCTATCACGAGTTTGGCGTCGCCCTTGAACTCCGGACCAACTTTCGCGAAGTTCGGCTTGATGACGAGCTCGCGCTCGACCTTTCCGACGACCACTTCTTTGGCGTTGAGTTGGTCGCGCAGGATTCTGTTGAGCCTCTCAACGGCCTT includes the following:
- a CDS encoding AAA family ATPase, coding for MLFDLRPKERREEIFDREKEFEELEKSVERYPLTLLLGIRRVGKSSILRAYLNENPGILIDCRELYAESGHITKEDLIREIQSKRGPLRRTLARFRVKLNLRFLEIEPENASLREVFRELNEVGEKTGRFIIAFDEAQYLRFYGSRGGKELLALFAHAYDSLPNLRIILTGSEVGLLHDFLGIDDYESPLYGRVGGEIYVRPFDGKTSKEFLRTGFREAGLDVSEETIDRAVSILDGIPGWLVLFGVKYLETKDFEKAMEATLNVAKGLLFGELGELERRSRRYKEILRAVALGYNRWSLIRDYLAVKGMKTPEPRLYELLKNLKKMGWIEEENGEYRLADPVVKLILRGP